One region of Priestia megaterium genomic DNA includes:
- a CDS encoding YunG family protein, which yields MNRLKKALYQSWSIHSSTKWTADNPAKGQCGVTALVVQDIKGGDILKTPCKEGWHFYNQLNEQRYDFTQEQFREPLHYADILSSREEAFMDTNEEQYEALKKKVMTHFVHKNLR from the coding sequence GTGAATCGTTTAAAGAAAGCCCTGTATCAATCGTGGTCAATTCATTCAAGCACGAAGTGGACGGCTGACAATCCTGCCAAAGGACAGTGCGGCGTGACAGCTCTTGTCGTTCAAGATATCAAAGGAGGAGATATTTTAAAAACTCCGTGTAAAGAAGGCTGGCATTTCTATAATCAGCTCAACGAACAGCGCTATGATTTTACACAAGAACAATTTCGTGAGCCTCTCCATTACGCAGATATTTTATCCAGTCGGGAAGAAGCGTTTATGGATACGAATGAGGAGCAATATGAGGCTTTAAAGAAAAAAGTAATGACCCATTTTGTACATAAAAATTTGCGTTAG
- a CDS encoding DUF2628 domain-containing protein translates to MEEQAVNELLSFEEEHKVVRTNTSYYDLKWGKTANPAKNNTWNWAAFFLTSAWFAYRKMYKHFFILTLIEVVWFSLLCFVDIPEWSDAIVFGGASLITGLCANRWYYKHVKNVLARAEAQPEQRKEAYLQIKGGTHIGIAIGLSILALVITFGVGAGLSYLPTKTNIKDVVRYGDEAITLETYNDHPKWTYIKKEGRHHVVQFTGYDYTEKEHVRIVFNVYLDKQIYEWDKIYINGKKLNKKDAEDYEYWIEDSSAY, encoded by the coding sequence ATGGAAGAACAAGCAGTAAATGAACTCCTGTCTTTTGAAGAAGAGCATAAAGTAGTTCGAACAAATACGTCGTATTATGATTTGAAATGGGGAAAAACAGCCAATCCAGCTAAAAACAACACGTGGAACTGGGCAGCCTTTTTTCTGACAAGCGCTTGGTTTGCATACCGAAAAATGTATAAGCACTTTTTTATTTTAACGCTTATTGAAGTAGTTTGGTTTTCCCTTTTGTGCTTTGTAGACATACCAGAGTGGTCCGATGCAATTGTATTCGGCGGTGCTTCACTTATTACAGGGCTATGTGCCAACCGCTGGTACTATAAGCACGTTAAAAACGTGTTAGCTCGAGCCGAAGCTCAGCCGGAGCAGCGGAAAGAAGCTTATTTGCAAATAAAAGGCGGCACTCACATCGGAATTGCTATTGGTTTAAGTATCTTAGCGCTTGTGATTACGTTTGGAGTCGGAGCGGGATTATCATATTTACCAACAAAAACAAATATTAAAGATGTGGTTCGCTACGGCGACGAAGCAATTACGCTTGAAACGTACAACGATCATCCAAAATGGACCTATATTAAAAAAGAAGGCCGTCATCACGTTGTACAATTTACCGGCTACGATTATACAGAAAAAGAGCATGTGCGCATTGTGTTTAACGTTTATTTGGATAAACAAATTTACGAATGGGACAAAATTTACATCAACGGCAAAAAGTTAAACAAAAAAGATGCGGAAGACTATGAATACTGGATTGAAGACAGTTCAGCATATTAA
- a CDS encoding GAF domain-containing sensor histidine kinase, translating to MEERNINEKAVWDVLQMASEVVGSRTLFVGIFDEQFSVMKAFNKEGGSLVEDGLTLPLELAVCNLVTCDEPLVIPNTKRDVRTSNLAIIDGARVGSYLGTPIVLEDGRMFGTLCAVDPDPYPFSESEIQGLNRLAGILSHIIYKNQAAVLPKIEEKILQLDKLALVGQLAAGLAHEIRNPMQSVRGFIQFLFNENEQAEPFQKIVLDELDRMNELINNFLLVTQPTAPKKEIVSIVEVIHDTVAFLKSEAALYNVEMNVRIEGAIPLVSVDPAQMRQVFMNLLKNAIEAMEKKKHGEVNLIIKEWEDWALIDIQDTGSGIPLSIINKVGNPFFSTKDGTGMGLGLSICKTIINEHNGTLAIESDENGTIVTVKLPLTL from the coding sequence ATGGAAGAGAGGAACATCAATGAAAAAGCCGTTTGGGATGTATTGCAGATGGCCAGCGAAGTAGTCGGAAGCAGGACGCTGTTTGTAGGGATTTTCGACGAACAATTTTCAGTTATGAAAGCCTTTAATAAAGAAGGGGGAAGCCTTGTAGAGGATGGACTGACGCTGCCGTTAGAGCTTGCGGTATGCAACTTAGTCACGTGTGATGAACCCCTTGTTATTCCCAATACAAAACGCGATGTTAGAACGTCTAATTTAGCCATCATTGATGGTGCCCGGGTAGGTTCTTATTTAGGAACACCTATTGTGCTAGAAGATGGGAGAATGTTTGGTACCTTATGTGCGGTCGATCCGGATCCTTATCCGTTTAGCGAAAGTGAAATTCAAGGGTTAAACCGGCTGGCTGGTATTTTGTCTCATATTATTTATAAAAATCAAGCGGCTGTTTTGCCGAAAATTGAAGAGAAAATTCTGCAGCTTGATAAGCTGGCACTCGTAGGGCAGCTAGCAGCAGGGTTAGCGCATGAGATTCGAAACCCGATGCAGTCGGTGCGCGGCTTTATTCAATTTTTATTTAATGAAAATGAGCAGGCAGAGCCTTTTCAAAAAATTGTTCTTGATGAACTGGATCGTATGAATGAACTTATTAACAACTTCTTGCTTGTCACGCAGCCAACAGCGCCTAAAAAAGAAATCGTATCGATTGTAGAAGTTATTCATGATACCGTTGCTTTCTTGAAAAGTGAAGCTGCGCTGTATAATGTCGAAATGAACGTAAGAATAGAAGGAGCCATTCCACTTGTATCAGTCGATCCTGCTCAAATGAGACAAGTGTTTATGAATCTTTTGAAAAATGCCATTGAAGCAATGGAGAAAAAGAAACACGGGGAAGTAAATCTTATTATCAAAGAATGGGAAGATTGGGCTCTTATTGACATTCAAGATACCGGTTCTGGGATTCCGCTATCCATTATTAATAAAGTAGGAAATCCGTTTTTCTCAACAAAAGATGGAACAGGCATGGGGTTAGGGCTTTCTATTTGTAAAACGATCATCAACGAGCATAACGGTACGCTTGCGATTGAAAGTGATGAGAACGGGACAATAGTGACGGTGAAGCTGCCTTTGACGCTTTAA
- a CDS encoding GNAT family N-acetyltransferase has protein sequence MIESHTIYLCPLTASDAHDSLRLQKDNRDFFKQFSMSREHSFYTLESQVEKIQRHEENRKNDQEYYFGLFQKENNKLIGTISLFQVMRGSLQSAVIGYFLDHHHNGKGYATEAIKALVDYAFEELHLHRIEAGVMPRNVPSQRVLEKAGFHREGIARKNVNINGIWEDHQVLAILNPNDKIEEINEFLKF, from the coding sequence ATGATTGAAAGCCACACTATTTATTTGTGCCCGTTGACTGCCAGCGATGCGCACGACAGCCTCCGATTGCAAAAGGACAATCGAGACTTTTTTAAGCAGTTTTCTATGAGTCGAGAGCATTCTTTTTATACATTAGAGAGCCAAGTAGAAAAAATTCAGCGTCACGAAGAGAATAGGAAAAACGATCAAGAATACTATTTTGGTCTTTTTCAAAAAGAGAATAATAAATTAATTGGCACCATTAGTCTTTTTCAAGTGATGCGGGGATCTTTACAAAGCGCAGTTATCGGCTATTTTTTAGATCACCATCATAATGGGAAAGGGTACGCAACAGAAGCCATAAAAGCACTTGTTGACTATGCGTTTGAAGAGCTGCATCTTCACCGCATTGAAGCCGGCGTCATGCCACGTAATGTGCCTTCTCAGCGCGTACTCGAAAAAGCTGGGTTTCATAGAGAAGGAATCGCTAGAAAAAATGTAAATATTAATGGCATATGGGAAGATCATCAAGTCTTAGCTATCCTTAACCCTAATGACAAAATAGAAGAAATAAACGAGTTCTTAAAATTTTGA